The proteins below are encoded in one region of Apium graveolens cultivar Ventura chromosome 4, ASM990537v1, whole genome shotgun sequence:
- the LOC141719794 gene encoding protein FAR1-RELATED SEQUENCE 5-like, with product MAYQNFGDVVAFDTTYWKNRYAMPFVPFTRFNHHYQSVIFGFALMRDEHASTFEWILHTWLEGVGNKPPLTIITDQGQAMASVLQLWASFVEKYHLQEHNWLNGLYELKRKWILAYTRNTFLAFQNSTSRNEGMNSFFDKYASSATGLKEFIENAQKALARKFMREKEENYVTINLKRPMKIHTILEYHASCIYTEEMFRRFQDELVESSKYFVEKDRRASEEGERMGDVYTYYSSYRPMSEPTRRNVYFMAFEKSSFLGMCTCRMFEHSGLPCRHLLAVFTKKRVSEISPYFINSR from the exons ATGGCCTACCAAAATTTTGGCGATGTTGTGGCTTTTGATACCACTTATTGGAAAAATAGATATGCAATGCCATTTGTCCCATTTACCAGATTCAATCATCATTATCAATCGGTTATTTTCGGGTTTGCATTGATGCGAGATGAACACGCGTCGACTTTTGAGTGGATTCTTCATACTTGGCTTGAAGGTGTGGGGAATAAGCCTCCATTGACTATAATCACGGATCAAGGTCAAGCCATGGCAAGCGTATTGCAGTT ATGGGCATCGTTTGTGGAAAAGTATCACTTGCAAGAGCATAACTGGTTAAATGGGTTATATGAGTTGAAGCGCAAGTGGATTCTTGCATATACTAGAAACACATTTTTGGCGTTTCAAAATAGTACATCGAGGAATGAGGGGATGAATTCTTTCTTTGATAAGTATGCGAGTTCGGCAACAGGTTTGAAGGAATTCATTGAAAATGCCCAAAAAGCATTGGCAAGGAAATTCATGAGGGAGAAGGAAGAAAATTATGTCACCATTAATCTAAAACGTCCCATGAAAATACATACCATATTGGAGTATCATGCTTCTTGTATTTACACTGAGGAAATGTTTAGAAGATTTCAAGATGAATTGGTTGAGTCTTCAAAATACTTTGTTGAAAAAGACCGACGAGCTAGTGAAGAAGGGGAGAGAATGGGGGATGTCTATACGTACTATAGTTCTTATAGGCCTATGTCTGAGCCTACGAGAAGAAATGTTTATTTTATGGCATTCGAGAAATCAAGCTTTTTGGGAATGTGTACATGTAGAATGTTTGAACATTCGGGGCTACCTTGTAGACACCTATTGGCGGTCTTCACTAAGAAACGGGTTTCGGAAATTTCCCCGTATTTCATAAACTCGAGGTGA
- the LOC141721150 gene encoding protein ABIL3-like isoform X1, which produces METMTSSTAPLHSREPDTFDDFPMHQELLFSYSLKDLKNLRKQLYSAAEYFELSYANDDSRQIVVSTLKNYAIKALVNTVDHLGSASYKVNDFLDEKVSEVSGTEICVSSIEQRVRTCQTHIDHEGLSQQSLVINTPKFHKRYILPDREIMHGADQSKTKYEESILDSQENWHGIKNAVRATIVESQPSFVRDFTIFMHRKVRSQSPSQRVSQRPGNFISNGRGTTLEKQPSVIRKGRSQSPSQKPRQPGNFSSNENMSKNDLVLPEKRTVSPHRFPLLRTGSLSSRPTTSNSRATTPTPTSFSRSTTQDLSRSTSPNLSRSTTPNLSRSTTPNSRRGYPSETLKSVSMRLPSDRRSPKENNQISTKGKRLLKALLSRRESKKDDTLYTYLDEY; this is translated from the exons ATGGAAACAATGACTTCATCTACTGCTCCCCTCCACTCTCGTGAACCTGATACTTTTGACGACTTTCCTATGCACCAGGAGTTGCTCTTTTCCTATAGTCTCAAG GACTTGAAGAATTTGAGGAAGCAGCTGTACTCAGCTGCTGAATATTTTGAGTTATCTTACGCCAATGATGACTCGAGGCAGAT AGTGGTTAGTACTTTAAAAAATTACGCCATTAAAGCCCTTGTCAATACTGTGGACCACCTAGGCTCTGCAAGCTACAAAGTTAATGACTTTCTGGATGAGAAAGTTAGCGAAGTTTCTGGAACAGAGATATGCGTATCTTCCATAGAACAG AGAGTAAGGACTTGCCAGACGCATATTGATCACGAGGGGCTCTCCCAGCAGTCATTGGTGATAAATACCCCGAAATTCCACAAGCGTTATATATTACCAG ATAGAGAGATCATGCATGGTGCGGACCAGTCTAAAACCAAATACGAAGAGAGTATTCTAGATAGTCAAGAGAACTGGCATGGAATTAAGAATG CCGTTCGAGCAACAATAGTAGAAAGCCAACCATCTTTTGTCAG GGATTTCACCATTTTCATGCACAGAAAAGTGCGATCTCAGTCACCTTCTCAGCGAGTATCTCAGCGACCCGGGAACTTTATATCCAATGGACGAGGAACAACTTTAGAAAAACAACCTTCTGTGATCAG AAAAGGGAGATCTCAATCACCTTCTCAGAAACCACGGCAACCTGGGAACTTTTCGTCTAACGAAAATATGTCCAAAAATGATCTTG TGCTGCCAGAGAAGCGAACAGTTTCACCACATCGATTTCCACTTTTACGTACTGGATCCCTCTCTAGCAGGCCAACTACTTCAAATTCAAGAGCCACAACTCCAACTCCAACTTCATTTTCAAGATCAACCACACAAGATCTTAGTAGATCAACCTCGCCAAATTTGAGTAGATCCACCACACCAAATTTGAGTAGATCTACAACACCAAATTCCAGACGAGGG tatccttctgagacTCTAAAATCAGTTTCAATGCGTCTCCCTTCAGACAGAAGAAGCCCAAAAGAGAACAATCAAATTTCCACCAAGGGTAAACGTCTCCTGAAGGCGTTGCTTAGTAGACGCGAGTCAAAGAAAGATGATACATTATACACTTACTTAGACGAATACTAG
- the LOC141721149 gene encoding replication factor A protein 1 isoform X1 — translation MQQLLIGSNHNLLARLCRWKHNNQKDIYLPLLCEGEVYSISNVKIVPGPALYRSVNRDLAINFYYKTKIQKMTQPHTVPRYKFELKEFGEIPNFVADVRCFIDIAGMVLNYGQLETRTNGAHKLDVILTNAQSEKMAVALWEDKATHFLELLAKESNVAGFVVITGLLAKKYSDRVLLSTSDATKTFYNIDLAPLNNLRAAIAEANGNTSDDLPKPIATRFATVDESSLHSSTIKEILETSLPTETSFQAYCPCERTQDPQVLLYLTKKLKISLVRLWTK, via the exons ATGCAGCAGTTATTAATTGGTTCCAACCATAATCTACTAGCTAGACTCTGTCGTTGGAAACATAACAATCAAAAGGATATTTATTTACCACTTCTGTGTGAAGGAGAAGTCTATAGCATATCAAATGTTAAAATCGTCCCTGGGCCTGCACTGTATAGAAGTGTTAACAGAGATCTTGCAATTAATTTCTACTACAAAACCAAGATCCAGAAGATGACACAGCCTCACACAGTTCCTCGGTACAAATTTGAGCTAAAAGAATTTGGAGAAATACCGAATTTTGTGGCTGATGTGAGATGCTTCATAG ACATTGCTGGGATGGTGCTAAACTACGGTCAGCTAGAGACTCGAACTAACGGAGCACACAAGCTGGATGTTATCCTCACTAATGCCCA GAGTGAAAAAATGGCTGTGGCGCTATGGGAGGACAAGGCGACTCATTTTCTTGAGTTGTTGGCCAAAGAAAGCAATGTCGCAGGTTTCGTTGTAATTACTGGCCTACTTGCCAAAAAATATTCAG ACAGAGTCTTGCTATCAACAAGTGATGCTACTAAGACGTTCTACAACATAGATCTCGCACCACTGAACAACCTCCGGGCAGCTATTGCAGAGGCTAATGGGAACACTTCAGATGATCTTCCAAAACCAATTGCCACACGCTTCGCCACTGTAGACGAGAGCAGCCTCCACAGCTCAACCATCAAGGAAATTCTGGAAACCTCTCTGCCGACTGAAACATCT TTTCAGGCTTATTGTCCGTGTGAAAGGACACAGGATCCACAAGTTTTACTCTATTTAACAAAGAAGCTGAAGATCTCATTGGTGCGCCTGTGGACAAAATAA
- the LOC141721149 gene encoding uncharacterized protein LOC141721149 isoform X3: MGIFLSLMNFINSDLEVDYGSEEKAKIVYTSLAVDMELQPDKVKRHMSISNGKLAVHFEAVEARFLRASYSAFVDVLTLVTKTIEEFGEGLEL; the protein is encoded by the exons ATGGGAATTTTCTTG TCACTAATGAATTTTATCAACAGCGACTTGGAGGTAGATTATGGATCTGAGGAAAAAGCTAAAATAGTTTATACATCTTTGGCTGTTGATATGGAG TTGCAGCCAGATAAAGTCAAAAGGCACATGTCAATCAGCAATGGGAAGCTTGCAGT ACATTTTGAAGCGGTTGAGGCAAGATTCCTCCGAGCATCATATAGTGCATTTGTTGACGTGCTTACGCTTGTCACTAAAACAATCGAAGAGTTTGGTGAAGGATTAGAGTTGTAA
- the LOC141721150 gene encoding protein ABIL3-like isoform X2, which translates to METMTSSTAPLHSREPDTFDDFPMHQELLFSYSLKDLKNLRKQLYSAAEYFELSYANDDSRQIVVSTLKNYAIKALVNTVDHLGSASYKVNDFLDEKVSEVSGTEICVSSIEQRVRTCQTHIDHEGLSQQSLVINTPKFHKRYILPDREIMHGADQSKTKYEESILDSQENWHGIKNAVRATIVESQPSFVRKVRSQSPSQRVSQRPGNFISNGRGTTLEKQPSVIRKGRSQSPSQKPRQPGNFSSNENMSKNDLVLPEKRTVSPHRFPLLRTGSLSSRPTTSNSRATTPTPTSFSRSTTQDLSRSTSPNLSRSTTPNLSRSTTPNSRRGYPSETLKSVSMRLPSDRRSPKENNQISTKGKRLLKALLSRRESKKDDTLYTYLDEY; encoded by the exons ATGGAAACAATGACTTCATCTACTGCTCCCCTCCACTCTCGTGAACCTGATACTTTTGACGACTTTCCTATGCACCAGGAGTTGCTCTTTTCCTATAGTCTCAAG GACTTGAAGAATTTGAGGAAGCAGCTGTACTCAGCTGCTGAATATTTTGAGTTATCTTACGCCAATGATGACTCGAGGCAGAT AGTGGTTAGTACTTTAAAAAATTACGCCATTAAAGCCCTTGTCAATACTGTGGACCACCTAGGCTCTGCAAGCTACAAAGTTAATGACTTTCTGGATGAGAAAGTTAGCGAAGTTTCTGGAACAGAGATATGCGTATCTTCCATAGAACAG AGAGTAAGGACTTGCCAGACGCATATTGATCACGAGGGGCTCTCCCAGCAGTCATTGGTGATAAATACCCCGAAATTCCACAAGCGTTATATATTACCAG ATAGAGAGATCATGCATGGTGCGGACCAGTCTAAAACCAAATACGAAGAGAGTATTCTAGATAGTCAAGAGAACTGGCATGGAATTAAGAATG CCGTTCGAGCAACAATAGTAGAAAGCCAACCATCTTTTGTCAG AAAAGTGCGATCTCAGTCACCTTCTCAGCGAGTATCTCAGCGACCCGGGAACTTTATATCCAATGGACGAGGAACAACTTTAGAAAAACAACCTTCTGTGATCAG AAAAGGGAGATCTCAATCACCTTCTCAGAAACCACGGCAACCTGGGAACTTTTCGTCTAACGAAAATATGTCCAAAAATGATCTTG TGCTGCCAGAGAAGCGAACAGTTTCACCACATCGATTTCCACTTTTACGTACTGGATCCCTCTCTAGCAGGCCAACTACTTCAAATTCAAGAGCCACAACTCCAACTCCAACTTCATTTTCAAGATCAACCACACAAGATCTTAGTAGATCAACCTCGCCAAATTTGAGTAGATCCACCACACCAAATTTGAGTAGATCTACAACACCAAATTCCAGACGAGGG tatccttctgagacTCTAAAATCAGTTTCAATGCGTCTCCCTTCAGACAGAAGAAGCCCAAAAGAGAACAATCAAATTTCCACCAAGGGTAAACGTCTCCTGAAGGCGTTGCTTAGTAGACGCGAGTCAAAGAAAGATGATACATTATACACTTACTTAGACGAATACTAG
- the LOC141721149 gene encoding uncharacterized protein LOC141721149 isoform X2, which yields MDITPNHSSPWEFSCDLEVDYGSEEKAKIVYTSLAVDMELQPDKVKRHMSISNGKLAVHFEAVEARFLRASYSAFVDVLTLVTKTIEEFGEGLEL from the exons ATGGATATCACACCCAACCATTCTTCCCCATGGGAATTTTCTTG CGACTTGGAGGTAGATTATGGATCTGAGGAAAAAGCTAAAATAGTTTATACATCTTTGGCTGTTGATATGGAG TTGCAGCCAGATAAAGTCAAAAGGCACATGTCAATCAGCAATGGGAAGCTTGCAGT ACATTTTGAAGCGGTTGAGGCAAGATTCCTCCGAGCATCATATAGTGCATTTGTTGACGTGCTTACGCTTGTCACTAAAACAATCGAAGAGTTTGGTGAAGGATTAGAGTTGTAA